The nucleotide sequence GAACATATTGCTGCATTGATACTTATCAATGGCAGCAAAAAGATAATCAGGGGTGGCTGTAATAGGCTTGCTGGCATCCATCTCAGGGATGATAGAAGCCATGCCTAACGCTGGCCCAAAAAGAGAGAACAAGGGAAAAGTGGCTAAATCACGTTCACCGGGTTCGATACCATAATCATGTTTAAGTGCAGTGATCTGCGCTTCAAACATCTTATGGGAATACACCACACCTTTTGGTGTTCCGGTACTGCCGCTGGTAAAGAGAATCGCCGCCATTTCATCTTGATCAAGCCAAACCATTTCATAGGGTTCATTAGAAGTATGCTGTTGCAGTTCAGCTAATGTCACCCCACCCCAGCAACTTTTACCGTTAATGCTCGCTCCACCCACTGTTATGAGAGACTTAACACTCTCCTTGCCCCAACCAAACAGTTTTCGAGCCAAATGCGCTTTAGGGATACCAATAAACGCATCGGGCTGCGACTCAATAAAGCACTGCTTTAAGTTTTTCACTCCCATACCCGGATCGACCAAAATAGGCACAACACCCGCTTTAAACAGAGCAAACGTCAGGGTAAAAAAATCTAAACTCGGGGTCACCATCAATACCGCTTTCATGCCACGAGTGAGCCCGTAAGCATTCAAGCCATGGGCCAATTTATCACTTTGACGATTTAATTCTGCAAAGTTGAGTTCTTGATATGAAAGTGTTTTTTCCGAGAAAAATGAACCTGAGGCGCTTTGTACTGCAACAGCGAGTTGTTCTGGGAAGGCTTGTGATGCTGTGGTTAAATGGCGGCAAAGATTAGCGCCTCTCGCACTACTCTCTAGTGAATAGTCTTGTGAAAAGTCAGCTGAAGAGTTTTGTGAATAGAGAGTCATATTGTGTGACCTTACTCGTTTCTTTCAATGAGAAAGCGGATCATATTGATCCGCTAATACCTGTTCAAACGTTCAAGCTAGCTCGCGACAAGTGACTTATCTGACATAAAATCACTAATATGTCCCACAACTTCTTCACTTGCATCTTCAAGGATATAATGACCGCAGTCGGCAAATTCATGCACGCTTGCGTGTGGCATCTCGACTTTCCATTGCGCTAAGAAATGTTTGTCGAAAACGAAATCTTTAAGGCCCCAACAAATGAGTGTTGGCACATTGGCAAACTTAGGCAAACTAGCCGCTATCTCAGACACTAGTCCATAATTCCTATCGCTAGGCTTAAGTGGGATATCTTGCACAAATCGTAAGGTAGAGATGCGGTTCGCCCACGAGTTAAATGGCGCGACATAGGCATTTCTGATCTCAACAGACATAGGTTTGCGCTTAACACCAACATAAGAAGCAATGGATGAAAAAGCGTTAAAGCCGCGAACTAAAGCTGTACCCAACAAGGTATTACGGCAGATCCACAGTGGCCAAGGAAAAGGCTTAGACTCTGGAAGATGAAACGCACCAGTATTCAATATCACAAGGCGTTTAATACGTTCTGGATAACGGGCTGCGTAGCCCATGCCAATCATCCCACCCCAATCATGAACCACTAAGGTGATATTTTCTTTCACATCAAGGTGATCGAGCAGTGCTTCAAGATCATCAATACGATTTTTGAGCGTGTAATCATAACCGCTATCGTCTGGCTTATCAGACAAACCACAACCGATATGATCCGGCACGATACACTGGTGATCACCGCTAAGCGCTGTCACCACATTGCGATAATAGAATGACCAGCTCGGG is from Shewanella sp. MTB7 and encodes:
- the oleC gene encoding olefin beta-lactone synthetase, translating into MTLYSQNSSADFSQDYSLESSARGANLCRHLTTASQAFPEQLAVAVQSASGSFFSEKTLSYQELNFAELNRQSDKLAHGLNAYGLTRGMKAVLMVTPSLDFFTLTFALFKAGVVPILVDPGMGVKNLKQCFIESQPDAFIGIPKAHLARKLFGWGKESVKSLITVGGASINGKSCWGGVTLAELQQHTSNEPYEMVWLDQDEMAAILFTSGSTGTPKGVVYSHKMFEAQITALKHDYGIEPGERDLATFPLFSLFGPALGMASIIPEMDASKPITATPDYLFAAIDKYQCSNMFVNPALIERLGQAGVSASHCHKLPSIKRVISAGAPATIASIKHFSHMLSEGVEVLNSYGATESLPLSKMASQALFDTTSVTDNGGGICVGHAIDGVDIAIIKISEAPIINWDESLCLPVGEIGEIVVKGAMVSRGYYRRDSATEQAKIADGDEVRHRMGDLGYLDSDGLLWMCGRKAHRVDASTQLPHHPLRYFSIPCERIFNTHSQVKRSALVGIKVRGETVPLLCIELDSSLACSRGASLYAELNEIAGQHAQTKGISRFLIHPAFPVDIRHNAKIFREKLAVWAQHQHKE
- a CDS encoding alpha/beta fold hydrolase, which encodes MLDTLFPFKRNYLDRNGHKLQYVNEGQGEPVVMVHGNPSWSFYYRNVVTALSGDHQCIVPDHIGCGLSDKPDDSGYDYTLKNRIDDLEALLDHLDVKENITLVVHDWGGMIGMGYAARYPERIKRLVILNTGAFHLPESKPFPWPLWICRNTLLGTALVRGFNAFSSIASYVGVKRKPMSVEIRNAYVAPFNSWANRISTLRFVQDIPLKPSDRNYGLVSEIAASLPKFANVPTLICWGLKDFVFDKHFLAQWKVEMPHASVHEFADCGHYILEDASEEVVGHISDFMSDKSLVAS